CGAACTTCCGAAAGCGGTAGGATATACAATTCAAACGAGTTTAAATGATGTCCCAGCTTCGGAGTTAATTAGAGAGTTAGATCGTAAGGGCGCTGTGGGACTCGTAACCCGGATTAGAACCCTTCAGGACAAAGGAGTATTTCAAAAATGACATACGCTGATGAAGAATTTCTTCCTGAAGGTCAGGTAGAAACTCCTAACTATCCAACCGCTTTTGGTATTACCTTCACTCCTAAAGTGGGGGGGATAATCTTTGCTGTCTTAGGTCTTTTGGGAGCAGCTTATCTGTTTGTCAACGTTGTACAGCCTGAGTGGGAGCGGAATCAGACGTTACAAGGCGAAAAGGCTAAAATCCAGGACGACATTAAGAGACTAGAGGATACCAAAAAGAAAATTGCGCTGAAAAAGCAAGAGTTAGAGGCAGCCAAGGTTCAAAATAAGCAGGTACTCAGTTTATTTGCCAATGAAAAAACTCTGGATACTTTGTTGCTGAATCTCAACAGCTCCATTAAAGAAAGAAATGGTGCTTTACAAATCTATAATCCCGGAGAAAATCCACCAGCGACAGATGGTGTTATTCAGGATGGTTCTTTGGGAGCAGAGGTCAATGGCAAACTGAAGCGTAAAACCGTCAACGTAGAGCTTGTGGGTAGCTTCGACCAAATTCAGTCAATCATGCGGAGTTTTGAGCGCTTGCAGACGCTATTGGTCGTTAAAGACTTTAGACTTGAAACGAGTGATGAGCCGATCCTTGTATTAGTTGACCCCAGTGGCAAAGCAGTTCCCGGAGTCCGGAAAAAAGACAAACCAGGCCAGGAAGGGGTGGTAACGAATGCTAAGCCGAACCTCAAGGCCACATTTAAGCTAGAGGTACTGATGCCGGTGCAGCCGGAGGAACCCAATGCAGCATTGACTCAGCTTGGGCAAAAACTTAAGCCCTAAAACCAAAGAAAGCAACAAAAACGTAAAAAATAGTGTGATTAGCAGGTAAGCTATTAGCTTTAAGACCTTCTTCAGTGGAATGTACGAATAGGAATCCTACATCCCTTTGTGGCCTAGGTCGAGAGGTAGTAGTTTTCCCATTGGGGTAAAGCCCATACATCAGGAAGGTTTTTCCAGAGTTTTGGGAATGATAATAGCTAACTTCTAAAAGCTAATTGCTATCAAGCTATTCGCAAAATAGCTCTTATAGGTGAGGAGTGAACCGTGAGACAGGCTCAAGCATTGAGTGGAATTGTGATTGGAGGAGCAGTAGCGCTGTTAGCAACACAGCCCTCTTTAGCAACAACGACGCAGGTGACATCTGTGCGACTCGACAACAGTGGAGGTGAACTTCAACTTACTCTGGAGACAAAAGCTGGCGCTGAGCGTCCGCAGGTTTTCACGGTGAGCCGTGGTAATGATTTGGTGGCCGATATAGTTAATACTCAGCTCAGTTTGAACAAGGGTGACAGCTTCCGTCAAGCAGATCCAATGCCTGGTATTAGCTCTGTCGTTGTGAGCCAGCTAGATGCTAACAGCGTTAGAGTTACCGTCAGCGGTACAAGCAGCCCTCCCGCGAGTCAAGTTCTCCAAAGTAATCAGGACTTAATCACTTTAGGGATTAGCACACAAGTCAAGGCTCAAACCCAAGGTTACCATCCTGTCACTTCGTCACCCAATGCTCCTGTCTTATCGGCGACACCGGATATCCTATCCCTACAGGCTGACAAGGCAGAGGCGAGTATCGCCACAATTCCAACTCCTGTAAGCCAAACTGCGATATCTCAACCTCTCGAAGAAGCGCCAAATCAAGCCGCGCCAACTTCTGCTACCCAGAAATCAATCGCTCGTCAGGTTAAGCAAGCGCCGACTCCAGCCACTCCAACTTCTATTGCTCAAACGACGGTACCTCAACCCGTTGTCCCGGTGCAAGCACCAGTGGCTCCAGCACCAGCGCCACAAGCTCCAGTGCCAGCTCCGGCACCGGACGTATTGATTCCCAACCCGCAAATCACGATTGATGGCGTTCCGGTTCAACCCGCAGGACCGGCCGGTACAGTACAACCCGTTGCCCCAGCGCCTCCACTCTTACCCAGAGCAATAGCACCACCAGTGGGTGATATTGCTATCTCGAATATTAGTGCGGCGGCTAGTGTGATTGACTTGGGGACAGGGGTACGTGTTCCCCGCCTGGTTTTGCGAGAAGCTCCTGTTCGAGAAGTCTTAGCGCTCCTAGCTCGCTCCGCCGGTCTAAACCTAGCCTTCACCGATGGAGGGGGAGGGACTCCTCAACCAGGCGCTCCAGGTGGAGCCGCAGGCGGTGCACAGCAGACTATTTCTCTGGATCTGGAAAACGAACCCGTTCAAGATGTATTTAACTACGTCCTCCAGCTTTCGGGTTTCCAGGCAAACCGAGTTGGACGCACAATTTTCGTGGGTGCCAGACTACCCGAAAGTGCCCGCAATATCGTCGCTCGTACCTTGCGCCTCAATCAAGTCCCCGTTGGGCAGGCTGTGGGCTTCCTAATTTCTCAGGGGGCAGAGCAACAGCAAATTACAACCCAGACGACTCTAACCGTTGTCGGGGAAGGAGCAGCGGCTCAAAGAATTCAAAACACTCAGACGCAGGTCAGTAAAATCACTCCCCAAGAAACTGGAGGCGGAGCTGGAGGGCCTGGAGGAGCAGGAGGAGCTGGACTAACAGGTCCCTTGGTACTGCGAGGGCTAGCCGTGTCACCTGATGAGCGTCTCGGAGCCATCACCTTGATTGGCGAACCACGCAAAGTAGAAATCGCCACAGCCTTATTGACGCAGTTGGATTTGCGGCGTCGTCAAGTTGCGGTAAACGTCAAGATTGTGGACGTTAACCTCTCCGGAACCGATGTATTTAACGCCAGCTTCTCCTTTGGGATTGGGGATAGCTTCTTTGTTAATGATGGTGGAGCGGCTTCCTTTAATTACGGTCCATCTCGCCCACCTTCTTCGGCACAGGTCACCAATAGTTTGGCCAACCCAGCGGTTGTTGTTAATCCTTATGGTCCGTTGGGTGACAATCCGGCCAATACGTTCATCGACTTCAACAACTCCACAGTTGTCCCAGGAACTGGTATCGGCGACCGAACCATTATTAACAATGGAGGGCAGGTCAGTGTGATTAACGACCCACCACCGAATGCACTCCCACCAGCCAGCTTCTATAACCGTAATGCTGGCGCTACAGGAAACCCATTCCAAGCAGGTATTACAGACTTCACATTCGGCACGCCTAACACTACCACTATCACGACAACTCCTGGGAATCCCGGTCAAACTACAGTTCTTCCTAATGGAACCACACAGGTTACTGGTGCAACTCCACCGACCACCACAGCTACTTTCACACCGGGAACTTTAGGAACAGTAAGTCAGGCTCTTCCCAGTCTGTTCCAATTCCCCAAACGGTTGTTATCAGCCTTGCAAGCTCAGGTTACTAGTGGCAACGCCAAGATTTTGACCGACCCAACGCTCGTTGTTCAAGAGGGTCAGACAGCAACAGTGAACCTGACGCAAGAGGTCTTTGGTGGATTCCGATTACAGACCCAAACCGACCCCACGACAAACTTAACCACTCAGGTTCAGGAACCCATCATTAAGAGGGCTGGCTTAATCCTACCGATTAATGTCCAAAAGATTGACGATAACGGCTTTATCACACTAACGGTTAATCCAGTTGTCTCTGCCATTGGGGGTTCTCAAAATACGCCGCAAGGTCAAATCACCTTAGTCCAAGAGCGGCAACTGCAATCAGGGCAAATTCGCCTGCGAGATGGTCAAACGCTAATCCTCAGCGGCATTATTCAAGAAGTAGACCGAACCACTGTATCAAAAGTGCCGATTTTGGGCGATATTCCGATTCTGGGAGCCTTGTTTAGAAGCACCAACCGGGTAAATCAGCGGCAAGAGGTAATTGTTTTGCTCACACCGCAGATTATTGACGACGCGCAAGGCTCGTCGTTTGGCTATAGTTACACACCGGGGCGAGAAACACGTCAACTTTTGCAACAGCAGGGTGTTTCCCCTTAACCAACTGGTAAACGACTCAGCGCCGTCTTAAACGACGGCGTTGGCTTGAACAGCGAAGTTAATTGCTCTCAGTCCTGCACGGGCTGACTTTAGACTCCCACAGCTTAACAGGGAGTTGAGTTTTTTTGGGATTTCTTGTAAGCCTTCAACAGGCTCTAGTAGCTTTTTTATCCAGTTCGTTTAGGTGAGGGTTCAGGTGTTCCTAACCCTCAGCAGAGAGGAAAGACCACCAAAGAATGAGTATAAATTCCTAATTTTCCACTGTGAATGGCCCGAAAATCCTGAAATCCACATAACTTAAAGCTTTCACCGATCCATATCTGCGGTAGAGACCTTAGAATAATGCAGTGAAACTTCGAGCCTGCGGGAGTTGCAGCGATTTCGAGTTGAAAAGCCCCGCAATTAGGGTCACCTATCTAGATCTTGAAGCTGAGATTTAGCGTAATAGTTGACCTGTGATGCAAATACACAAGGAGAATCCGAATGAACAAAGGTGAATTAGTTGATAAAGTAGCGGAAAACGCAAAAGTGACCAAAAAGCAAGCCGATGCAGTCCTCTCTGCGGCACTAGAAGCGATTATGGAAGCCGTTTCCGAAGGTGACAAAGTTACTTTGGTAGGCTTTGGTTCTTTCGAGTCCCGGGAGCGCAAAGCCCGTGAGGGTCGCAATCCAAAAACCGGGGATAAAATGGAAATCCCGGCAACTAAAGTTCCTGCGTTTTCGGCTGGGAAACTGTTCAAGGAAAAAGTTGCACCCAGTGATAAGTAACGGCTGATGACATAAACGGAACGTATCCTTGAGACGACCGACTCACGGGGGAAATTTAGCCTGGGCAGCGGCACTGGCAGGCTGTTCCCCTTCTTTGATTCTTGATTTTTCGGCGAGTATTAACCCACTGGGACCGCCAAAAAGCGCGATCGCGGCGATTGAGCAAGCCCTAACAGACTTAACCGCTTATCCTGACCCTGATTACGCTCAACTGCGGGCGTCTCTGAGTCAGTTTCATCCGACTCTGACGCCTGACTGGATTCTTCCCGGTAACGGCTCAGCGGAGCTGTTGACTTGGGCCGCGAGGGAACTATCTGAGCTGGAGGAGACTTACCTACTCACTCCAGCCTTCCGCGACTATCAACGCGCCCTTGAGGCATTTGGGGCCAAGGTCAGGAAATACCCAATCGATTTGAGTGGCAAGATTTTAGAGCGACCATTACCCATCCAAACTCTAAAACCCGAAATTCAAAATCGTTATGGTCTGCTGCTGAATAACCCGCACAATCCCAGTGGGCAGTTATTTAATCGAGAGGCAATCCTGCCTCTGGTTTCGCAATTTGCTCTGGTTGTGGTGGATGAAGCCTTTATGGACTTTCTGCCTTCCAACCAGCAGCAAAGTCTGATCTCTGTGGTGCAGGACTATCCCAATTTGGTGATTTTGCGATCGCTCACCAAGTTTTACAGCCTCCCTGGATTACGGCTGGGCTATTGTATCGCTCACCCTGACCGACTGCGGCGCTGGCAGGAGTGGCGCGACCCTTGGCCTGTAAATATCCTAGCTGCGGCCGCCGCGACGGCTGTAGTAACCGATACTCAATTTCAACAGCAAACTTGGGACTGGCTACCCAAAGCGCGATCGCAACTATTTCAGGGTTTAGCGTTGTTACCAGGGTTGCAACCCTATCCCAGCGCCGCTAACTTTTTACTGGTGCAATCTGAACAACCCAGTTCACAGGTACTCTTAAAACTGCTCAAGCACAGCCGAATTTTAATCCGCGACTGCCTGAGCTTTCCGGAATTAGGCGATCGCTTTTTCCGAGTTGCCGTTCGCACCCAGGCGGAAAACCAACGCTTACTAGAGGGTCTAGAGGCTATCCTTTAAACACAGGAGTTACAGAAGAAATGTAATTCTGAACTCCTTTCCTTGTGAATTTCGTTGAACATAGCCCGATGGCTTATCACAATGAAACATTAGCAATCAACCATCGAATATTTAAAATCGAATGACCGTCGAATACGACCTCATCGTCATTGGTGGCAGCCCTGTTGGTGGTTATGCCGCCGTTGCTGCCGCTCGTTTAAATGCTCGCGTTGCCCTCATAGAGCCTCAGTTGCGACCGACCAAAAGTCTAGATGATGGAGTTATCTACACTCAGGCGTTAGCTCAGGTTGGGCATGTCCTCCAACAGCTACGTGACGCCCCACAATGGGGTATCCATTGTTCAACAACTGATTCAACCGAACAACAGCAAGTTCCATCGATTCAATTGGCTGAGGCGATGCAGTGGGCGCACTCAGTCGTGGATACCTGCTCCCAACAGAATTCTCCTGCTATCTTAGGCTCTTTAGGCGTTGATGTAATTACTGGTACTGGGGAATTTTGCCGACGCCCTCACCTTGGCTTTGTCGTCAACAATCGCCGCCTTCGAGCGCGTGCCTATCTCATTGCTACGGGTTCTCGCTCGGAGATTCCCGATATCGATGGGTTGCAGACGATTAGCTATTTCACCCCAGCAGATATCTGGCAAGAAAAGTTGCAGGTTGGCAAGTTACAGATTGAAAGTTTAGAAAACAACCTTCAACCTTCAACCCGACTGTTGCAGGGAAACTGGTTAATCATCGGTGGTACTCCTATGGGTACTGAACTTGCTCAGACTTTAGCGCGGCTCAACTGTGAGGTTACTCTAGTCACCAGTACCTCTCAAATTTTGCCCAAAGAAGACCCAGAGGCGTCTCACCTCGTGCAAGCTCAATTAGAGGCTGAAGGGATTCGCGTTCTCACCGAGAGTCCAGTAACCCAGGTGAGGCGTATTGACGATAAAATCTGGGTTCAAGCCGGAAATCACGCCATTGAAGCGGATAAAATTTTGCTGGCTACGGGTCAGCAGCCGAATGTCGAAGCCTTAAATTTAGAAGGTGTTGGAGTTAAATACACTCAACAAGGGCTGAAGCTGAACGAGAAACTACAAACCACCAATCCTCGCATCTATGCTTGTGGGGATGTGGCTGGGGGTTATCAATTCACCCATATTGCCCAATATGAAGCTAGCATTGCTCTGAACAATGCTTTATTTGCGCCCTTATTTAAAGTCGATTATCGCTCAATTCCTTGGGCAATTTTGTGTGACCCTCAATTAGCACGAGTGGGTTTGACGGAAGCGCAAGCCAGACGGCGCTATGGTAAGGATGTCTTTGTGGTGCGGCAATATTTTAAAACGCTGGATAAAGCACAGATATTAGGGCAAACGACTGGTTTTTGTAAAATTATTGGGCGTCAGAGCGGGGAAATTTTAGGTGCATCAATTGTTGGTTCAGAGGCGAGTGAGTTAATTGGTGCGATCGCGCTAGCAATTCGGCAGAAAATTAAGATAAAATCCAGTCCATTCGGTCTAACTTCACTACATACCGACTTCCCTCATATTTCCCCAACGTTGTCAGAAATTTTTCATAAAACAGCTCTGGAGTGGCAACAACAACGCCTCAAACAAAACTCTACCCTACAAAACTTTTTAGAAGGGTTTTTCAACCTGCGTCGCTACTGGTCTTCTTAGCGCTCTCACTTTTGTCAAGCTGCGATAAAACTACCCTTTGATAGAAATCTTCTAATGCAGTAACACAAGTTTTGTCATCGTATAACAAATGATGGCGTTCATGGATTTTTTGCACAATTTCCTGTCGCCAGTTCGTATCGACGCCTAAGCGTACAGCAATATTAACATACTCAATCTCATCGTGAGTAATTGTTTCTGTGATTCCCATCATTTTTAAAATTCCATAGGAGTGACGACTACGCATCAATTCTCCCGGACAAGTGACGATAGGTAAACCACAAGCAATCGCTTCCAGGGTTGTATTTCCCCCTGACCAAGAGAAGGTATCCAGGAAAATATTGGAAACTAAATTGAGATTGAAGTAATCAATTCGTTCCAGTCGGGGTAGAATCACACAATAGTTTTCATAGTTCAATTTTAAGGTAGCAAAAGCACGACTGAGACGCGATCTAAATTGGGTAGTAATAGCAGCAACAGGATGAGAAATGAAAACAAATTGAGCTTGAGGGACACGTTGAGCAATTTGAGCTAAGATGGCATCAAATTGGGGCAGATATTTAAATAAAGATTGACAACAAAGATAAATAACATTATCCTCACGCAAATTTAATTCTGAACGAGTTTTGGTCAGTTTATAAACATCAATAACATCAGGCTTTTGATAACAAATGCCGATATTAGGTAAACGAACTAATTTTTCACAATAGTGAGATTGAGCATTTTGAGGTTCCATCAAATCACTCGACAAAAAGTAATCAATGGTTGGTAATCCCGAAGTAACCGGATGTCCCCAAGTCATACATTGCAGGGGTGCAAGACGTAATCCTGCGATGTAAGCTGTTAGTGAATCCATGCCAATGTCTGTGAAAACCAGGATATGTAGCTTATCCGCCATTACCTGCTTACAAAGACCATCTAAATTACCATAAATATGATAAAATCTATCACTGCAATAGTTAAATTCTTCAGTCGTTAAATCGGCTTTAAAGCCAATATAGTAACTATAAATTTCAAATTTTTGTTTGTCACAGTTTTTGAGCCAACCTAAAGTTAAAGACGCTACAGTATGTGTTCTGAAATAAGCGGAGAGATACCCGACGCGAATCTTTCCTTCATTACTGAGCTGAGGCATGGGCAAAGGTATCGTCCATTGAGGGTAGATAGCTGCCATCAGCCGATGAACTAACGTTCCATACTTTCGTTGTATTCCTCGATCATTAAAACCCTGATAACTTAACAAGAAGGTAGTGGCAGTTGCGGTTAAGCCAGCCAAAGTCTGCCTGATTCCTTCAGCCGTATTAAAGTCACTTTGTTGAATTAAGTGATTGAGTCCCAGACAGAAGCGCTGACGCCAGTTTTGAATCTGTTCCTGAGTATCATAAAGGATAGGTAAAAGGAGGTGGCTCTGCCAATAGGCTTCAACAAAATTGGGGTTTAGCTGTAAGGCTTTTTGGAAGTAAGTTATGGCTTCTTCCATTTGATTCTGACTTGCTAAAGCTAATGCCAGTTTTTGGTAGACTTCCGGATGCTCGGAATTCAGAATTAAAGCCTGGTGGAAACAATCTGTAGCTTCCTCAAAGCGACTCAGGTGCATGAGCGCCCAGCCTAGTTTAAGGTAAGTATCGAGGAATTTTGGCTCTAAATTCAGAGCCTGCTGATAGCAGACAATCGCTTCTTCATACTTACCTAAAGCCTGTAGAGATGCACCTAACTGAAGATGGGCATCTATATAATTAGGGTTGAGAGCGATAGCCCATTGATATTGAATCATGGCAGCATCCAGTTGGTTTTGCTGCCTCAATAGATCGCCTAGGTTGTAGAAAATTTCTGGAACATCTGGCTTAATCGCGATCGCTTGCTGATAATGAGTAATAGCGGCCTCAATTTGACCCTGATGTTGCAGAATATGAGCTAAGTTAGCGTGAGCCTCAGCATTGTTAGGATTGAGAGCGATCGCCTGTTGATAGTGCTCAATGGCAGCAGACAGATTACCTTGCTCTTGGAAAGCATAGCCCAGGTTGTAATGAGCTTCCGTATAATCTGGCTGGAGTCGGATCGCCTGTTGGTAGTCAGCGATCGCATCTACGAGTTGACCTAAGGAGTGTAGAACTGAACCCCGGTTATAGTAAGCTTCGGCATAGTCTGGCAGGAGCGCGATTAACTTTTGATAATAGGCGATCGCTTCTTCCAGCTTGCCGGCTTGGTGAGCAATCCTACCGAGCAGATCCAACGCTTCAGTAGAATTAGGCTGCTGCTGAAGAATTTGTTGGCAGATCCATTCAGCGTGAGATAAGTTACCCGTCTGGTAAAACTGGAAGGCGCTGATGATGGTTTCAGAGATATT
This sequence is a window from Microcoleus sp. AS-A8. Protein-coding genes within it:
- a CDS encoding tetratricopeptide repeat protein; the protein is MSNISETIISAFQFYQTGNLSHAEWICQQILQQQPNSTEALDLLGRIAHQAGKLEEAIAYYQKLIALLPDYAEAYYNRGSVLHSLGQLVDAIADYQQAIRLQPDYTEAHYNLGYAFQEQGNLSAAIEHYQQAIALNPNNAEAHANLAHILQHQGQIEAAITHYQQAIAIKPDVPEIFYNLGDLLRQQNQLDAAMIQYQWAIALNPNYIDAHLQLGASLQALGKYEEAIVCYQQALNLEPKFLDTYLKLGWALMHLSRFEEATDCFHQALILNSEHPEVYQKLALALASQNQMEEAITYFQKALQLNPNFVEAYWQSHLLLPILYDTQEQIQNWRQRFCLGLNHLIQQSDFNTAEGIRQTLAGLTATATTFLLSYQGFNDRGIQRKYGTLVHRLMAAIYPQWTIPLPMPQLSNEGKIRVGYLSAYFRTHTVASLTLGWLKNCDKQKFEIYSYYIGFKADLTTEEFNYCSDRFYHIYGNLDGLCKQVMADKLHILVFTDIGMDSLTAYIAGLRLAPLQCMTWGHPVTSGLPTIDYFLSSDLMEPQNAQSHYCEKLVRLPNIGICYQKPDVIDVYKLTKTRSELNLREDNVIYLCCQSLFKYLPQFDAILAQIAQRVPQAQFVFISHPVAAITTQFRSRLSRAFATLKLNYENYCVILPRLERIDYFNLNLVSNIFLDTFSWSGGNTTLEAIACGLPIVTCPGELMRSRHSYGILKMMGITETITHDEIEYVNIAVRLGVDTNWRQEIVQKIHERHHLLYDDKTCVTALEDFYQRVVLSQLDKSESAKKTSSDAG
- a CDS encoding HU family DNA-binding protein; the encoded protein is MNKGELVDKVAENAKVTKKQADAVLSAALEAIMEAVSEGDKVTLVGFGSFESRERKAREGRNPKTGDKMEIPATKVPAFSAGKLFKEKVAPSDK
- a CDS encoding NAD(P)/FAD-dependent oxidoreductase gives rise to the protein MTVEYDLIVIGGSPVGGYAAVAAARLNARVALIEPQLRPTKSLDDGVIYTQALAQVGHVLQQLRDAPQWGIHCSTTDSTEQQQVPSIQLAEAMQWAHSVVDTCSQQNSPAILGSLGVDVITGTGEFCRRPHLGFVVNNRRLRARAYLIATGSRSEIPDIDGLQTISYFTPADIWQEKLQVGKLQIESLENNLQPSTRLLQGNWLIIGGTPMGTELAQTLARLNCEVTLVTSTSQILPKEDPEASHLVQAQLEAEGIRVLTESPVTQVRRIDDKIWVQAGNHAIEADKILLATGQQPNVEALNLEGVGVKYTQQGLKLNEKLQTTNPRIYACGDVAGGYQFTHIAQYEASIALNNALFAPLFKVDYRSIPWAILCDPQLARVGLTEAQARRRYGKDVFVVRQYFKTLDKAQILGQTTGFCKIIGRQSGEILGASIVGSEASELIGAIALAIRQKIKIKSSPFGLTSLHTDFPHISPTLSEIFHKTALEWQQQRLKQNSTLQNFLEGFFNLRRYWSS
- the cobD gene encoding threonine-phosphate decarboxylase CobD — encoded protein: MRRPTHGGNLAWAAALAGCSPSLILDFSASINPLGPPKSAIAAIEQALTDLTAYPDPDYAQLRASLSQFHPTLTPDWILPGNGSAELLTWAARELSELEETYLLTPAFRDYQRALEAFGAKVRKYPIDLSGKILERPLPIQTLKPEIQNRYGLLLNNPHNPSGQLFNREAILPLVSQFALVVVDEAFMDFLPSNQQQSLISVVQDYPNLVILRSLTKFYSLPGLRLGYCIAHPDRLRRWQEWRDPWPVNILAAAAATAVVTDTQFQQQTWDWLPKARSQLFQGLALLPGLQPYPSAANFLLVQSEQPSSQVLLKLLKHSRILIRDCLSFPELGDRFFRVAVRTQAENQRLLEGLEAIL
- a CDS encoding AMIN domain-containing protein, yielding MRQAQALSGIVIGGAVALLATQPSLATTTQVTSVRLDNSGGELQLTLETKAGAERPQVFTVSRGNDLVADIVNTQLSLNKGDSFRQADPMPGISSVVVSQLDANSVRVTVSGTSSPPASQVLQSNQDLITLGISTQVKAQTQGYHPVTSSPNAPVLSATPDILSLQADKAEASIATIPTPVSQTAISQPLEEAPNQAAPTSATQKSIARQVKQAPTPATPTSIAQTTVPQPVVPVQAPVAPAPAPQAPVPAPAPDVLIPNPQITIDGVPVQPAGPAGTVQPVAPAPPLLPRAIAPPVGDIAISNISAAASVIDLGTGVRVPRLVLREAPVREVLALLARSAGLNLAFTDGGGGTPQPGAPGGAAGGAQQTISLDLENEPVQDVFNYVLQLSGFQANRVGRTIFVGARLPESARNIVARTLRLNQVPVGQAVGFLISQGAEQQQITTQTTLTVVGEGAAAQRIQNTQTQVSKITPQETGGGAGGPGGAGGAGLTGPLVLRGLAVSPDERLGAITLIGEPRKVEIATALLTQLDLRRRQVAVNVKIVDVNLSGTDVFNASFSFGIGDSFFVNDGGAASFNYGPSRPPSSAQVTNSLANPAVVVNPYGPLGDNPANTFIDFNNSTVVPGTGIGDRTIINNGGQVSVINDPPPNALPPASFYNRNAGATGNPFQAGITDFTFGTPNTTTITTTPGNPGQTTVLPNGTTQVTGATPPTTTATFTPGTLGTVSQALPSLFQFPKRLLSALQAQVTSGNAKILTDPTLVVQEGQTATVNLTQEVFGGFRLQTQTDPTTNLTTQVQEPIIKRAGLILPINVQKIDDNGFITLTVNPVVSAIGGSQNTPQGQITLVQERQLQSGQIRLRDGQTLILSGIIQEVDRTTVSKVPILGDIPILGALFRSTNRVNQRQEVIVLLTPQIIDDAQGSSFGYSYTPGRETRQLLQQQGVSP